A genomic window from Glycine soja cultivar W05 chromosome 10, ASM419377v2, whole genome shotgun sequence includes:
- the LOC114370951 gene encoding uncharacterized protein At2g38710-like, producing MVSANKEMVVHCFDTLLAHYNSTEAPPPAFDQAQHPLFVTWKKVVNGGDPRLRGCIGTLEARSLINGLKDYALTSALRDRRFPPIQVNELPLLECTVSLLTDYETANHYLDWEIEKHGIIIEFSDPVYNTRCSATYLPEVAANEGWTKTEAVDSLIRKAGYNGPITDELRMQIQLTRYQSTLFTMHYSEYVSYVKERRGEAPILAAKSPNY from the exons ATGGTGTCGGCGAACAAGGAGATGGTCGTGCACTGCTTTGACACCCTCCTCGCTCACTACAACAGCACGGAAGCACCTCCTCCTGCCTTCGATCAGGCTCAACA TCCATTGTTTGTTACATGGAAGAAAGTGGTGAATGGTGGAGATCCTCGCCTTCGGGGATGTATTGGAACTCTGGAAGCACGCAGCTTGATCAATGGGCTCAAAGATTATGCGCTGACCAG TGCCCTCAGGGACCGGAGATTTCCACCCATACAAGTTAATGAGCTTCCGCTTTTGGAGTGTACAGTGTCCCTTCTTACTGACTATGAAACTGCTAACCATTACCTTGATTGGGAG ATAGAAAAGCATGgtataattattgaattttctgATCCTGTCTATAACACAAGGTGTAGTGCTACATACCTGCCTGAAGTGGCCGCCAATGAAG GTTGGACAAAAACCGAAGCCGTTGATTCTTTGATACGTAAAGCAGGGTACAATGGTCCAATAACCGATGAACTTAGGATGCAAATACAGCTAACCAGATACCAAAGCACCTTATTTACCATGCACTATAGTGAGTACGTCTCCTATGTGAAGGAGAGAAGAGGTGAAGCTCCTATTCTTGCGGCTAAATCACCCAACTATTGA